In Spinacia oleracea cultivar Varoflay chromosome 5, BTI_SOV_V1, whole genome shotgun sequence, a single window of DNA contains:
- the LOC130461331 gene encoding uncharacterized protein produces the protein MPRSKTVNVKEILQEDDDIQYPDSENIEYDDDDDDVVYEDDEYVNTDEDQDENWEQDENLDEDEDEDVNAGLVKPTGKGKKKPGVMVKSELVEIKTKGKKARIKAEVDANVPVDAENDVQILDGGCSTSNLTTQCRPTALLAVIETFNSNQIKSVSEIGFGWLLSLPTQTSKLDTTLFPWLIDHFDPVSWLFKIEAGKEFIFSPCDVHDVFLLPLHSDNPIVDSSTRTKDVGLKNQWRDYFKVKKNATIPLRLLEIKMGELVEGGEMFKRIFVMFAFSVFLAPIANRTTDLGLVKVLEDVDEIKNLDWCGYVHERLCRAIRKHKTSGCQGNVGGCLWVLQVVYFHRLQFRGIAESCSLPLMKHWSGTKIHERLVLEKDSACFGSGLLNTVTYPVCQKLGFEEGFAKICGRHDAVNDDESHIRFVIPDGQLSNSAIQSISTDEMHAEFLRMKRNLEIVSNFHLKQLEAVAALRRRSSPSLPDDDLDPRYYAMMQELAEMVVSVQSMPGGLENIYCDGKPNAIPQDDSPNKKIQGVLDEINVNETANKTAVQCEEPRIVDATTDPAQQTNQGATLEVDVQPSLSEQLVVPLPIVEPLPSVEPLASAETAPKELKVYEPTVGYHSIIHSSFADGKAKIGIPCGKVNTEPFLVGHFMRFYKRNMKRLPELYQEVADYCLLDDPVVVKAEETLVWFDTVHMIQREDMLSLAEDQEIYLSIIECWALMINANEMQHASPPSKFCFGVRQSEILELLWQDSTNEAAMDQLLICWKEWIDIYNNGFDITCVDLVFVPFFRERHFFLFVLNLKTKTMQHVDNLVYDEAQIIDLESFSTTLCDLLGTFLDDRGNNHEGDIGTYPMEEIEFDWKTAKGSDLDCGIYTMISMLTFEGIKCSCPDLKEPRKRIVLRAEICATLVLSDMNDKRAEVLNKLADFNSKRVDVYPHVVTRRKQKLANDRKLKKEAAKKEKEVEKKAEENANENKKPEGKIAQENANKNEKPEGNMAEMNNNVADVNDNAAEGNKQPLKTFTSRKRLKRNVADASVPENVGPPEKKQAPTKRTAKKPAA, from the exons ATGCCGAGAAGTAAAACTGTTAATGTGAAGGAGATTTTACAAGAAGATGATGACATTCAATATCCAGATTCAGAAAATATTGAatatgatgacgatgatgacgATGTTGTTTATGAAGATGATGAGTATGTTAATACTGATGAGGACCAGGACGAGAACTGGGAACAGGATGAGAACCTGGACGAGGACGAGGACGAGGATGTTAATGCTGGCTTGGTTAAACCGACAGGCAAAGGGAAGAAGAAGCCGGGAGTCATGGTTAAGAGTGAGTTGGTTGAAATAAAAACCAAAGGGAAGAAGGCAAGGATTAAGGCTGAGGTTGATGCTAATGTTCCTGTTGATGCTGAAAATGATGTCCAGAT CTTGGATGGGGGTTGCAGTACTTCAAACTTGACTACCCAGTGTAGACCAACTGCTTTGTTAGCTGTCATAGAAACATTCAATTCAAATCAAATTAAGTCTGTTTCAGAAATTGGATTCGGTTGGTTGTTATCTTTACCTACGCAAACTTCAAAGTTAGATACAACATTATTTCCCTGGTTGAttgatcattttgatcctgttAGTTGGTTGTTTAAAATTGAAGCTGGAAAGGAATTCATATTTAGTCCATGTGATGTGCATGATGTGTTTCTTCTCCCATTACATTCTGACAATCCTATTGTAGATAGCAGCACTAGGACTAAGGATGTAGGTTTGAAAAATCAGTGGAGAGACTActttaaagttaaaaaaaatgcaaCCATTCCATTGCGTCTGTTGGAGATTAAGATGGGTGAATTAGTGGAAGGTGGAGAAATGTTCAAGCGAATATTTGTGATGTTTGCATTCTCTGTTTTCTTAGCTCCTATAGCTAATAGGACTACTGATTTgggtttagttaaagttcttgaGGATGTAGATGAAATAAAGAATCTTGATTGGTGTGGATATGTCCATGAGAGACTTTGTCGGGCTATTAGGAAGCATAAAACTTCAGGCTGCCAGGGTAACGTTGGTGGTTGTTTATGGGTTTTACAAGTTGTCTATTTTCATCGCCTTCAATTTAGAGGCATTGCAGAGAGTTGTAGTCTTCCGTTGATGAAGCATTGGTCTGGTACTAAAATTCATGAAAGGCTTGTTTTGGAAAAGGATTCAGCTTGCTTTGGCAGTGGTTTATTAAATACAGTGACCTACCCTGTTTGTCAAAAGTTGGGTTTTGAAGAAGGTTTTGCCAAGATTTGTGGTAGGCATGATGCTGTGAACGATGATGAGAGCCATATACGGTTCGTCATTCCTGATGGGCAATTGTCAAATTCAGcaattcaatcaatttcaaCTGAT GAAATGCATGCGGAGTTTTTGAGAATGAAGAGGAACTTGGAAATTGTTTCAAATTTTCATTTGAAACAACTTGAAGCTGTAGCAGCACTGAGGCGACGTTCATCTCCATCGCTGCCggatgatgatttggatccaAGGTATTATGCCATGATGCAAGAATTGGCTGAGATGGTAGTTTCAGTTCAGTCTATGCCAGGAGGTTTGGAGAACATATATTGTGATGGAAAACCTAATGCTATACCTCAAGATGATAGTCCAAATAAAAAGATCCAAGGAGTTCTTGATGAAATTAATGTCAATGAAACTGCTAACAAGACTGCTGTACAGTGTGAAGAACCTCGTATTGTTGATGCTACCACTGATCCAGCTCAGCAGACCAATCAAG GCGCAACTTTGGAGGTTGATGTACAGCCAAGCTTATCTGAGCAGCTGGTTGTACCTCTTCCAATTGTTGAACCTCTTCCAAGTGTTGAACCTCTTGCAAGTGCTGAAACTGCTCCAAAAGAATTAAAAGTTTACGAGCCTACTGTCGGTTATCATTCCATTATACACTCTTCTTTCGCTGATGGCAAGGCTAAAATTGGAATTCCATGTGGAAAGGTTAACACTGAACCATTCCTTGTCGGACATTTCATGCGTTTCTACAAGAGGAACATGAAACGTTTGCCCGAGTTGTATCAAGAAGTTGCTGATTATTGCCTTCTGGATGATCCTGTCGTAGTGAAGGCAGA ggaaactTTGGTCTGGTTTGATACCGTACATATGATTCAAAGAGAGGATATGTTGTCACTTGCTGAAGATCAAGAGATCTATTTGTCTATTATTGAGTGTTGGGCATTAATgataaatgcaaatgaaatgcaGCATGCCTCACCGCCTTCAAAATTCTGTTTTGGTGTCCGCCAAAGT GAAATTTTGGAACTTCTTTGGCAAGATTCAACTAACGAGGCTGCTATGGATCAGCTTCTAATTTGTTGGAAAGAGTGGATTGATATTTACAACAATGGCTTTGACATCACCTGTGTTGATCTG gtttttgttcctttttttcgagaacgccactttttcctatttgTGTTGAATTTGAAAACCAAAACGATGCAACACGTGGACAATCTTGTGTATGATGAAGCTCAAATCattgatttggaaagtttttcaacaactCTG TGTGATCTCCTGGGTACTTTCCTTGATGATAGAGGCAATAATCATGAAGGTGATATTGGAACGTACCCCATGGAGGAGATTGAGTTTGATTGGAAGACTGCAAAAGGTTCTGACCTTGATTGTGGAATTTATACAATGATTAGTATGTTGACATTTGAAGGAATCAAATGTAGCTGTCCTGATTTGAAAGAG CCCCGTAAAAGGATTGTTCTGCGTGCCGAAATATGTGCCACACTTGTGTTATCTGACATGAATGACAAACGGGCAGAAGTTCTCAATAAACTTGCTGATTTCAATTCCAAACGAGTAGATGTCTATCCACATGTGGTAACCAGGAGGAAGCAAAAATTGGCAAATGATAGGAAGTTGAAGAAAGAAGCTGCCAAAAAGGAGAAGGAAGTTGAAAAGAAAGCAGAGGAGAATGCCAATGAGAACAAGAAACCAGAGGGTAAAATTGCACAGGAGAATGCCAATAAGAACGAGAAACCAGAGGGTAATATGGCAGAGATGAATAACAATGTGGCagatgtgaatgataatgcGGCAGAGGGCAACAAACAACCGTTGAAGACTTTTACTTCAAGAAAACGTCTTAAAAGGAATGTAGCAGATGCATCTGTCCCCGAAAATGTAGGACCACCAGAGAAGAAGCAAGCTCCTACCAAACGGACGGCAAAGAAACCTGCAGCATGA